One Helicoverpa zea isolate HzStark_Cry1AcR chromosome 20, ilHelZeax1.1, whole genome shotgun sequence genomic region harbors:
- the LOC124640231 gene encoding nose resistant to fluoxetine protein 6-like: MKYIYLIFLGIIAINKIKCHVTDRSKQSDGVTTILPEENETRNMMAKELSEKKLESPKKVQDGETSVYLDDVLFALKNQNWTAEEEPCFNHINRLLHGLQNFTLWAVWDWDSQASEPQGLLFGNRYQLGNFDQCMNAPWSKTHPELKTMYCLAEIVLERTDKAVRRRVDKPYYPYQSALDFIEHRPPHTRPLNELTWGACVPAACAPRTVERLLAVMLARSHLGAAGMRANISISEPCQSGDDEMEYDALFYAFFIVMGLITVIALICTYLNCQQKELDPNSRRTGFIQSFCIKENALDLLRMKKEGIEIFYGIRFFTICLIVLDHQIGISNSGPISDGMTSDQEVQTPLGLLILHDDLFVDTFFLLSGFLTITNIAKFKRLPNPLFIILKRYVRLVVAFAVVIFYVCAVYPYTGTGPLWHKAVSHETEQCRKNWWLNLLMLHNYIDTENICIVVSWYIPCDFHFFVVTVLIYCVYRSLPKLGLVLAALVTTAALVLPGIVNYIYDLSAVQLFTFEFIIDPRASKEFHVSYIKSHTRYAAYLVGFYSGYLFVTYSNNGNLNRIRQKWAVLGTCTALTLMLVVMVVGSTFLWRSYYPLEGALYAALNRPAWACGVALLVLCCSFGHVPLVKSFLSWYPWVPLSRLSYGLYLTHTLLITRGVFITRNPQHNDYFEILNSTAGVIFWGCVMALLLWLLAEAPANKLLALCLKRRIKKIMTNQETNRATLSVNTSTSTMPTDSGHLNDNLPDTIHFSSKI; this comes from the exons ATGAAGTACATTTACTTGATATTCCTCGGAATcatagcaataaataaaattaaatgtcacGTTACTGACCGTTCCAAACAAAGTGATGGCGTGACCACGATACTGCCTGAAGAAAATGAGACGCGAAATATGATGGCTAAGGAATTAAGTGAGAAAAAGCTTGAGTCTCCTAAAAAAGTGCAGGATGGTGAAACTAGTGTGTACCTGGATGATGTGTTGTTTGCTTTGAAGAATCAGAACTGGACTGCTGAAGAGGAGCCTTGTTTCAATCATATCAACCGTTTGCTTCATGGCTTGCAGAATTTTACTCTGTGGGCTGTTTGGG ACTGGGACTCCCAAGCATCAGAGCCTCAAGGCCTATTATTCGGGAACCGGTACCAACTAGGCAACTTCGACCAGTGCATGAATGCACCCTGGTCTAAGACCCATCCGGAGCTGAAGACTATGTACTGTCTTGCTGAGATTGTTCTAGAAAGAACTGATAAAGCTGTGAGGAGACGCGTTGATAAGCCCTACTACCCTTATCAATCTGCGTTGGATTTTATTGAG CATCGTCCGCCCCACACCCGTCCCCTCAACGAGCTAACATGGGGTGCGTGCGTGCCCGCTGCGTGCGCACCGCGTACTGTGGAAAGGCTGCTGGCGGTGATGCTCGCGCGCAGCCACCTGGGAGCGGCGGGCATGAGGGCGAACATCAGCATCAGCGAGCCGTGCCAGAGTGGAGACGATGAGATGGAATATGATGCCCTATTTTATgctttttt CATTGTGATGGGTTTAATAACAGTCATAGCTCTAATCTGCACTTATTTGAACTGCCAACAAAAGGAACTTGACCCTAATTCAAGAA GAACTGGTTTCATTCAGTCATTCTGTATAAAAGAGAATGCTCTTGATCTTCTAAGAATGAAGAAAGAAGGCATAGAGATATTCTACGGCATTCGGTTCTTTACTATATGCCTCATAGTTTTGGACCATCAGATAGGGATCTCTAACTCGGGACCCATTAGTGACGGAATGACTTCTGATCAG GAGGTTCAAACACCGCTGGGTCTGCTTATTCTCCATGACGATCTTTTCGTGGACACATTCTTCTTATTATCCGGGTTCCTCACCATCACGAATATAGCTAAATTCAAAAGGCTCCCAAATCCTCTATTCATCATACTGAAAAGATATGTAAG ACTGGTGGTCGCTTTCGccgttgtaatattttacgtgtGTGCGGTATATCCCTACACGGGTACAGGCCCACTGTGGCACAAGGCTGTCTCACACGAAACGGAACAATGTCGGAAGAACTGGTGGCTCAACCTCCTTATGCTTCACAATTATATCGATACTGAGAATATT TGCATAGTAGTCTCATGGTACATACCGTGCGACTTCCACTTCTTCGTGGTGACCGTCCTAATATACTGCGTCTACCGGAGCCTGCCGAAGCTAGGGCTGGTGTTAGCAGCTCTTGTAACCACTGCCGCCCTGGTACTGCCGGGGATCGTCAACTATATCTATGACTTGTCTGCTGTCCAACTATTTACGTTTGA GTTCATAATAGACCCTCGTGCCAGCAAGGAGTTCCATGTTTCATACATCAAGAGCCACACTCGATACGCTGCTTACTTGGTCGGCTTCTACAGCGGGTATCTGTTTGTCACGTACAGCAATAACGGCAATCTCAATAGAATAAGACAG AAATGGGCAGTCCTCGGCACTTGCACAGCACTCACACTAATGTTAGTAGTAATGGTGGTAGGCAGCACATTCCTGTGGCGCTCTTACTATCCACTAGAGGGCGCGCTGTATGCCGCACTGAACAGGCCGGCATGGGCCTGTGGCGTGGCCTTGCTAGTGCTGTGCTGTTCTTTTGGGCATGTCC CGCTAGTGAAGTCATTCCTGAGCTGGTACCCGTGGGTGCCGCTGAGCCGGCTGTCGTACGGCCTGTACCTGACGCACACGCTGCTCATCACGCGAGGCGTCTTCATCACGCGCAACCCACAGCACAATGACTACTTCGAAATC TTGAACTCAACAGCCGGTGTTATATTCTGGGGCTGTGTGATGGCGCTCCTACTGTGGCTGCTAGCTGAAGCTCCCGCGAACAAGCTGCTTGCTTTGTGCTTGAAGAGAAG GATTAAGAAAATTATGACGAATCAGGAAACGAATCGAGCTACATTGAGCGTGAACACAAGTACGAGTACTATGCCAACTGATAGTGGACATCTCAATGACAACTTGCCAGATACCATACATTTTTcttccaaaatataa